The genomic region GCGATGTAGAGACCGGCGGGGACGATGTCGCTGCCCGCCGCCTTCAACGCCTTGGCCAGCATGTACTGGATCGTGCCGCCCCAGCCCAGGTCGACCAGCGTGATGTCGTCGCCGTCCAGCGCGCCCGCCTTGCGCAGCGAGAGCATCAGCCGTTCACGCGCGGCGGTGAGGTTGCCCTTGAGGCGGTTCTGGATGTGCGGGGTCTCGGTCAGCGCGATGCTGACCCGTTCCGCGATGCCGCCGTTGTCGATGATCGTGTTCAGGTCACCGGCGAGGCTCGGCACGTCGCCCGCGCGCAGACCCAGCGTCGACAGCACCTGCCGGACGTTCAGCTGGTAGCTGCGGCGGATGAACTCGTGGACCGAGTCGGTGTCGAACTCGGTGACACCGGCGATCGACGTGACGTGGCGCGACAACCAGATCGGCTTGGCCGTGACGTCCCAGCCGCGGGCCTGGGCAGCGTTGTTGACCAGCTCGGAGAGCAGTTCGCCCTCGCGCATCGGGCACCAGAGGACCTTCTTGCCCGCCGTGTGGGCCTTCCACGCCACCCACTCGGCGAAGCCGGTGAGCACGGGACCGAACACCGTCGCGCCGTAGCGCCAGCCGGTGTCGACGGCGGAGGTGGACTGGTGGCGGCCGGCCTGGACCGTCTTCGCGCGCAGGCTGGTGATGCCGAAGTCGCCTTCGACGGCGTCGAAGTGCGGCGCGTACGGGCCGAAGTGCTCGACCGTGTCCTTCTCGCGCTCCAGCACCTTGGTCAGCTCGTCGTCGAGCCGGCGGAACAGGACGGTCCGTACGCCCATCTCGCCGGGGACCTCGTAGTCGGCGACCACGTTGTCGCCGATGTGCACGACCTGCTCCGGCTCCTTGCCGATCTCCTTCAGCACGATCTCGAACAGCCCGCTCGCCTTGTCCAGCCCGTGCTGGTGCGAGCGGAAGATCCGGACGTCCTTCAGGCTGCCGAGCTCAGGGCGGTCGAGCAGGTGGTTGAGGTGCTCTTCGGTGAAGTAGGTGTCCGAGACGAAGATGACCTTCACGTCGTGCTTGAGAGCGCTCTTGACGACCTCGGCGACGTCGAGGTCGACGACCGTGAACTCGCGCTCGGTCTCGATCTCGGCCTTCACGAACTCGTCGAGGCGCTCGTGGGGGAACACGTTCGAGGGCATCGCGCGCCAGATGTCGAACAGCGAGACCTCGGTGCCCAGCGCCTCACGACCGTTGCGCGCCTTGGCCTCCGCGACGACGCGCATCCTGCGGAACGTGGCATCCGTCACCCAGTCAGGCGCCATCCCGGCCGCGCGCAGCCGGGCGCCGAGGATGCCGAACACGTCCGCGGGCCGGGGAACGCGCCGCCACAGGATGGTGTCGAAGATGTCGAACGAGAGGACGGCGCACGAACGGTCCTCGATGATCCTGTGTACGTCCTCCAGCAACGGATGACGTCGTGCTGCCGCGACCTGAGTCATCGCGGTGCCCCCTTTTCCCCACCCCGGTGACACCGCACCAGCGGATGGCTCATACCACAGAATTTTCCCGCGTCTGCCTTCACGACACAGCGGCCGCCACCATACCGGGGCCGGTCGGGCGCTCCCTGGCCGGACGTATCCTTGTCCGCTGGACGCGCGGTCCACGAAGTCGAGTGAGGGAGACGTCTTGCGGCACGCGATCGTGATCGGTGGCGGCATCCTCGGGTTGGCAACGGCGAACGAGCTGGTCAGCAGGGGTTACCGGGTAACGGTTCTGGAGAAGGAAGGCCGCTGGGCGGCCCACCAGAGCGGCCACAACTCCAACGTGGTGCACGCGGGGCTGTACTACAAGCCAGGCTCCTTCAAGGCCAGGATGAGCGTGGCGGGCAACCGCTCGATCATCGATTTCGCCCGCGCCAACGGCGTGGCGCACGAGGTGTGCGGCAAGCTCGTCGTCGCCACCTCCCCCGACGAGCTGCCCGCGCTGAACGTGCTCGCGGAGCGCGCCGAGGCGAACGGCGTCCCGGCCAAGCTGATCACCGCGGCCGAGGCGCGCGACTACGAGCCCGAGGTCTCGTGCGTCGCCGCGCTGCGGGTGGAGAGCACCGGCATCATCGACTTCCCCGGCGTCTGCGACGCGTTGGTGCGGCTGCTGACCGCCGCCGGTGCGGACCTGCGGTTGTTCACGCCCGCCCTGGGCATCAGGCCCGGCCGCACCGGTGGGGTCGAGGTCGCGACCGGCTCTGAAGTGCTGCGCGCCGACCTGCTGGTCAACTGCGCCGGTCTGCAGTCCGACCGCGTCGCCCGGCTGGCCGGGCTGGAGCCACGCGCGACGATCGTGCCGTTCCGGGGCGAGTACTACGAGCTCGCTCCGCAGGCGCGCCACCTGGTCAAGGGCCTCATCTACCCGGTGCCGGACCCGACGCTGCCGTTCCTCGGCGTGCACCTCACCCGCATGCTCGACGGCTCCGTGCACGCCGGCCCGAACGCCGTGCTCGCGTTGCGGCGCGAGGGGTACAGCTGGACTCAGATCTCGCCGGCGGACCTGTGGGACGTGGCCCGGTTCCCCGGCATCTGGAAGCTCGCCCGCCGCTTCGCGAAGACCGGGGCCGAGGAGGTGCTGCGGTCGTTCTCGAAGAAGCGGTTCGCCGCCTCGCTGGCCCGGCTCGTGCCGGCGGTGCAGGAGTCGGACCTGGTCAGGGCCGAGGCCGGCGTGCGGGCGCAGGCGATGCTGCCCGACGGCTCGCTCGTCGACGACTTCCTCATCGAGACGGCGCCGGCTCAGGTGCACGTGCTGAACGCACCCTCGCCGGCGGCGACGTCGTCTCTGGAGATCGCGCGCTACGTGGCGGACCAGGCGGTCGCTCAGGCCTGACCGCGGAAGTAGTCGACCGTGCGGGCCACGCCCGTCGCGATGTCGACCTCCGGGGTCCAGCCGAGGTCGCGCTCGGCCGCGCTCGCGTCCAGCGCGGAGGCGCGCAGGTCGCCGAGCCTGGCCGGGGCGTGCTCCGGGTCGTCCGCCGAACCCGCGGCCTTGGCCACGAGGGTGTGCAGCTCGCGGTCGGAGACCTGGTGGCCG from Lentzea guizhouensis harbors:
- a CDS encoding HAD family hydrolase, producing MTQVAAARRHPLLEDVHRIIEDRSCAVLSFDIFDTILWRRVPRPADVFGILGARLRAAGMAPDWVTDATFRRMRVVAEAKARNGREALGTEVSLFDIWRAMPSNVFPHERLDEFVKAEIETEREFTVVDLDVAEVVKSALKHDVKVIFVSDTYFTEEHLNHLLDRPELGSLKDVRIFRSHQHGLDKASGLFEIVLKEIGKEPEQVVHIGDNVVADYEVPGEMGVRTVLFRRLDDELTKVLEREKDTVEHFGPYAPHFDAVEGDFGITSLRAKTVQAGRHQSTSAVDTGWRYGATVFGPVLTGFAEWVAWKAHTAGKKVLWCPMREGELLSELVNNAAQARGWDVTAKPIWLSRHVTSIAGVTEFDTDSVHEFIRRSYQLNVRQVLSTLGLRAGDVPSLAGDLNTIIDNGGIAERVSIALTETPHIQNRLKGNLTAARERLMLSLRKAGALDGDDITLVDLGWGGTIQYMLAKALKAAGSDIVPAGLYIATDHRAARAYLAGLQVEGYLAQAGHPEDVCATIVRSPEVFEQCVNSICGSLVGFTEDGSPVLGPVSESVSQNNERQAVQDGIKAFQAQWNRYVTHFGDRWADLTTSQAAKDRLANILVSALKAPTPEEAAVFGNWAHEDNFGSSVVTRIVPEDLKAVLPYLSPADLDDLHMRDSFWPALLAASDTGLGAAARGLATGQLDPSVFESSGEPMESALYYRTAEDKWREAGRSRVRINHNGLSFARLRFEHHDTIDLSLALPGRPAVVRVDWIEAEVVAAGGRKVTVRWEGHDDFAGMSYRECRWLGANMVEFDNEHSALILPIAQRAGGWVSSGQVTVGFAVLPQSISHLSPHLPTAKKLARVSGRLKQEYRTRGPAGLAASAARIAIRKLGGNT
- the lhgO gene encoding L-2-hydroxyglutarate oxidase, with the protein product MRHAIVIGGGILGLATANELVSRGYRVTVLEKEGRWAAHQSGHNSNVVHAGLYYKPGSFKARMSVAGNRSIIDFARANGVAHEVCGKLVVATSPDELPALNVLAERAEANGVPAKLITAAEARDYEPEVSCVAALRVESTGIIDFPGVCDALVRLLTAAGADLRLFTPALGIRPGRTGGVEVATGSEVLRADLLVNCAGLQSDRVARLAGLEPRATIVPFRGEYYELAPQARHLVKGLIYPVPDPTLPFLGVHLTRMLDGSVHAGPNAVLALRREGYSWTQISPADLWDVARFPGIWKLARRFAKTGAEEVLRSFSKKRFAASLARLVPAVQESDLVRAEAGVRAQAMLPDGSLVDDFLIETAPAQVHVLNAPSPAATSSLEIARYVADQAVAQA